The genomic DNA CCTGCTTCGGGTTGGCAACTACTCGTGGGTCAACGGGGACGATCCTCGACGGCTTCTGCACGGATACTGCGTGTACCGGGTTGGCGTCGAACTCGCCCATCTCGCGGGCGTAGTTCATCGCATTTACCAGGACTTTGCGTTTCCGTCGATATGTTTCGCTAGAAGCGGCGGTGCCGTCTAGCTTGAGTTTCAGCCCTTCCAGAACCTCGCGCATCACGGACGGATTAGTTAGGTTCGCCAGTCTGGGAGAGTTTTCTGCCAGCCAGTCGATGACGACTCTGACTTCCGGTGGGGTCTGCCGCTCATCCGGGCCAGGCAGCACAAATACCCAGTCTCGTAGGGCGCGCTGCATTGCAAGGTCCGTCGGCCGTCCCGGTCTCTGCGGTGCAAGGAGCTTCGTGACGTTGGTCAGGGCCTCATTGATCTCGTCTCGGTAGTTGGGCGCGGCATGGGGCCACTTCATCCGGAGATACTTCAAGGCGAAGTCCCACCATGTAGTGGCCGGTGCTGCCTCCTCCATCGAGGGTGGGAAGCCGGTCTCGGTGTCGAACTGCTCACCGTTCTCCTGGGCCATGAGGAGTTTGGCGTGCAGCTTTGCGGCGAGCGTAACGGTGCGCCGTGAGCGCGAGATTTCGCGCCCTGCTACGATCCAGCGCACCTCGTAGGTGTCCTTCCCCTTTCGGGTCTTCTTCCTGACGCCCCATATTCGAACGTCAGTCGTTTTCAACGCGCGGATTCCTCTCGTTCATGCAACCATTTCATGAAAGCGCTGCGCCAGACACGCAGTTCGCCGTTGGGGAGCTTCAAAACTGCAGGTCCTGTACCCAATTCACGCCACCGGTAGAAGGTTCGTCGAGATGTCCCTTTCAGTTCCGCAAGAACCTCTGGAACAGTCATCAACTCGTCGCCATGCTCGCCTCCGCTCACCCCTCTGAAGCCGCCTTCGGTTTCTTCGGCAACGAGAGACCGAGCTGCGCGGACGCTTGGAATGCAGATACACATACAGGAGGCGACGGCGGGCGTTGCGGCGCCTCCCTTCGAACACGCGGTTCCACCGGCGGGAGACGGAAATCTCCTTGCTGAGGCAGTGGTAGCGGCAGAGGGACAGCCCCAACACGCCGTGCGCTATGCGTAACGCCCACCGCGTGCAGTCGGTATGGGCTGCCCACAGCGAGGGCGCCGCGGCAGAGCATCTCGATACCTCCTGTTGACCTGAAGGTTTGCCATGCCCGCTACTGCTGCGTCGCGAGCGCAGCAAGCGCGAACATCCCTCAATGGTCCCGACGATCGCCGGTTTGCCTAACCGGCGATCGTCGC from Streptomyces sp. CMB-StM0423 includes the following:
- a CDS encoding helix-turn-helix transcriptional regulator, which gives rise to MTVPEVLAELKGTSRRTFYRWRELGTGPAVLKLPNGELRVWRSAFMKWLHEREESAR
- a CDS encoding tyrosine-type recombinase/integrase — translated: MKTTDVRIWGVRKKTRKGKDTYEVRWIVAGREISRSRRTVTLAAKLHAKLLMAQENGEQFDTETGFPPSMEEAAPATTWWDFALKYLRMKWPHAAPNYRDEINEALTNVTKLLAPQRPGRPTDLAMQRALRDWVFVLPGPDERQTPPEVRVVIDWLAENSPRLANLTNPSVMREVLEGLKLKLDGTAASSETYRRKRKVLVNAMNYAREMGEFDANPVHAVSVQKPSRIVPVDPRVVANPKQAAGLLDSVSYVGGYRRARGRRLIGMFGSIYYAGMRPAEAVALTVNACHLPRQGWGVANLQRTRPTAGKKWTRTGDVHDDRGLKNRDPEEVRPTPLPPILVQMLRSSIDTFGVADDGRIFFNERGGLVGSTTYWRVWAEAREFGLPPELVNSPLAARPYDLRHSALSTWLNARVDPTEVAARAGNTVEVLLTRYAKCIHGRHVVANQRIEEFLAEYL